AGAAGTTTATCACATTTTTGAAATCCCGTCAATTTACCGATAAAGGGAAAGGTCATTTTCAGAAAGATCAGATTTATCTCAGAGTTGAAAAAGGACACTTTATTGTGGGGACTTCAGATAAAGCTTTTGAATCAATAGGTCAGCAGCTTTTTGTAGCTCCCGGAAAATATGACAGGGATGCAGAACTTTTTATTGATGGGACTTTAGGAAGTGTTTCTTTTATTTCAGGACAAAAATTTCAGAATTTTTCTATTGAGCTCAAAGACGATGAAATTAAAATCAAGAACAATTCAAAACCTGAGATTTCAAACGCTTTTGTTTCAAGGTTTCAAAACGGAACCCATTTTCTGGAAATGGAGCTGGATGCGGATAATATAAAAAAATACACCCGGTTTTTCAATAAAGGTAATGCAGATTCTTCGCATATCAATTACGTTAAGGCACGTGTAGATCTTGAACAGGTCAATGATACCATTATCAGCTATGGGTATGATGATAACTTTAATGAAATTGAAAAAAAATCGGTTCAAAAGATTATTCAGCCTGATTATACCATTGCTCTTCAGAGTCTGGCTCCTGAAAAAACATGGGAATATTTTCAGGCTAAAAAATGGGTGAATGAAAAGAATGAGTTTACAGCTATTCCTTTTCAACCCAATACTGTCATCAAAAATGAGGTGGGCGCTGTTATACAGTCTACGAAAAAATCAATATCTCTGTCATCTGAAACCAAAGAAAATTATATTTTTATCAGAAACAGTGCTTTATTGCTTTCTTCACTGAAAATGCTAAGCGGAGAAGAAAAAAGAATTCTTTCAGACATTGATTATCTCTTGTATAGAAATAAAACAAGGGATCACTCGTTGATAATAAAAGCGAAAAAAGGGGAGCTGCCCTTGCTTTTAAGATGGTAAAAATTATTTAATCCTTAAAAATGAATACGTATTAATGGCTCCGTCAGAAGTTATGCTGCTTAAAACAATCACGCACTATTTTTTGCATTTTGTTTTTCCGGTCTTTATTGCACTTATTTTCTATCCTCAAAATTGGAAGAAAGTGTATCTTATTCTATTGGCAACAATGCTTGTAGATCTGGACCATCTTTTTGCCAATCCTATTTTTGATCCGTCGAGAGGGAGTGTTGGTTTTCATTTTCTGCATTCTTATTATGCTATTGCGGTGTACTTTTTAATGCTGTTCTTTAAGGGTAATATCAGAATTATAGGAATTGGGCTCCTTTTTCATATGTTGACGGATTTTCAGGACTTTAACTTCTGGCCTCATTAAAATAACATTAATATTTTCTTTTGATAATGAAAATATTATAGATTTTTTGTATTTTGTAGTCACTATATGAAGCCAAAAGAATTTTTACACTATACTTATATTTTTCCTCTCCTTGCGGTAGGATACTACTTTTCAGGGTTGATGGGAGCAGGGGTTATTTACGATATCATCGCTGGTATTT
This genomic window from Chryseobacterium sp. MEBOG06 contains:
- a CDS encoding DUF6122 family protein; the encoded protein is MAPSEVMLLKTITHYFLHFVFPVFIALIFYPQNWKKVYLILLATMLVDLDHLFANPIFDPSRGSVGFHFLHSYYAIAVYFLMLFFKGNIRIIGIGLLFHMLTDFQDFNFWPH